One window from the genome of Candidatus Didemnitutus sp. encodes:
- a CDS encoding response regulator, whose translation MSPSLTLDPASDRLRILYVEDLPELRRIVARILELDEHTVITAPNGADAHHLLAAAPDAFDLVITDHCMPVMNGLDLVACLRALRFRGKVVVLSCVSDPEVRAAYRGFHVDALLDKPVTADELRATLHRLFAPVEVDLFRVPLPRAHTSSPFN comes from the coding sequence ATGTCGCCCTCGCTCACTCTCGATCCCGCGTCCGACCGCCTGCGCATCCTCTACGTCGAAGATCTGCCGGAGTTGCGACGCATCGTGGCGCGCATCCTCGAGCTGGACGAGCACACCGTCATCACCGCTCCCAACGGCGCCGACGCGCACCACCTGCTCGCCGCCGCCCCGGATGCCTTCGACCTCGTCATCACCGACCACTGCATGCCGGTGATGAACGGCCTCGATCTCGTCGCCTGCCTGCGCGCGCTGCGCTTCCGCGGCAAGGTGGTTGTGCTCAGTTGCGTCAGCGACCCCGAGGTCCGCGCCGCGTATCGCGGCTTCCACGTCGATGCGCTGCTCGACAAGCCCGTCACCGCGGACGAGCTGCGGGCCACGCTGCACCGCCTGTTCGCTCCCGTCGAAGTCGATCTGTTCCGCGTCCCTCTTCCGCGTGCACACACCTCCTCTCCTTTCAACTGA
- a CDS encoding autotransporter-associated beta strand repeat-containing protein: MKSPLRPFALFLIVLAQLSTAIRLPAQTTVTYQSGDSSNTARTTTTANPLTVTLASGTATEAGAITGDGSVTKTGAGTLTLSNTANSYTGGTTVSAGTLALNSSAVTLTGTGPIFVAAGATLDFGDGGLLLDNVTGTGTVTGAAMNDIEFNGSATPFTSQIHLAGDANLIIHGLNGGHLLLAADSTFNGLIGVESGATLTLTNGVHLSAGATSLFDDGNGNATGILNLTGGATLTSSSPTTVNYISGDVNVSGSGSHWTALGGIIVGDGAAGRLSITNGGKVTSDGGLTLGSNWSSASGTLIVSGAGSEFSTLGGISIGQLGAGSVTVSDGGKLGAAANISLGLTGSGTLNIGADSSSAAQAAGIIDTPLIGGPGGVIQFNTTGTSNAPTYFTRDGTATGAGVDTTNAIALVNTAGYTVVTGALAHTGGTTINGGTLQIGNGGTTGSLAGDITNNSTLVSYRSDASDFSGTISGTGSLTKSGAGTLTLTGANTYTGGTTITAGTLLANGQTLDPISGRAHTSTGSGAVLVQSGGALGGTGWIDGLVTVQNGGTLTFGADGNALTLAGGLTLQTGSILDYHLGATHDLLAVDNGVFTAPSGTGGVTINLTDAGGFAPATYTLLTFYSDGGATTSGLDLADFTLGNTIAGYDYTLALTPFTLELTATASAIPEPSTYAAALAAVALLATALHRRRRFTAATRN; encoded by the coding sequence ATGAAATCACCGCTCCGCCCCTTCGCCCTGTTCCTCATCGTCCTCGCGCAACTCTCGACCGCCATCCGGCTGCCCGCGCAGACCACCGTCACCTACCAGAGTGGTGACAGCAGCAACACCGCGCGCACCACCACCACCGCCAATCCCCTCACCGTCACGCTCGCCAGCGGCACGGCGACCGAGGCCGGAGCCATCACCGGCGACGGCTCCGTCACCAAGACCGGCGCCGGCACGCTCACGCTCTCCAACACCGCCAACTCCTACACCGGCGGCACCACCGTCTCCGCCGGCACCCTCGCGCTCAACAGCAGCGCCGTAACCCTCACCGGCACCGGCCCGATCTTCGTGGCGGCCGGCGCCACGCTCGACTTCGGCGACGGCGGCCTCCTGCTCGACAACGTCACCGGCACCGGCACCGTCACCGGCGCCGCCATGAACGACATCGAGTTCAACGGCTCCGCGACACCGTTCACCTCCCAGATTCACCTCGCGGGCGACGCGAACCTCATCATCCACGGCCTGAACGGCGGCCACCTCCTGCTCGCGGCTGACAGCACTTTCAATGGCCTGATCGGCGTCGAATCCGGCGCGACGCTCACCCTGACCAACGGCGTGCACCTATCCGCCGGCGCCACGAGTCTCTTCGACGACGGCAATGGCAACGCCACCGGCATCCTCAACCTCACCGGCGGCGCGACGCTGACCAGTTCCTCCCCTACCACGGTCAACTACATCAGCGGCGACGTCAACGTGAGCGGATCGGGGTCTCACTGGACTGCCCTCGGCGGAATCATCGTCGGCGATGGCGCCGCCGGCCGCCTCTCCATCACCAATGGCGGCAAAGTGACCTCAGACGGAGGTCTTACCTTAGGCTCTAATTGGAGCAGCGCCTCGGGGACGCTGATAGTTTCCGGCGCGGGATCGGAATTTTCCACCCTAGGAGGCATTTCTATCGGGCAACTCGGTGCGGGATCCGTCACCGTGAGCGACGGCGGCAAGCTGGGTGCCGCGGCCAACATCAGTCTGGGGTTAACCGGCTCAGGAACCTTGAACATCGGCGCCGACAGCAGCTCCGCCGCGCAGGCCGCGGGCATCATCGACACCCCGCTGATCGGCGGCCCCGGGGGCGTCATCCAGTTCAACACCACCGGCACGAGCAACGCGCCGACCTACTTCACGCGCGACGGCACTGCCACTGGTGCCGGCGTGGACACCACGAACGCCATCGCTCTCGTCAACACCGCCGGCTACACCGTCGTCACCGGCGCCCTCGCCCACACCGGCGGCACCACCATCAACGGCGGCACGCTCCAGATCGGCAACGGCGGCACCACCGGCTCGCTCGCGGGCGACATCACGAACAACTCTACCCTCGTCTCCTACCGCTCCGATGCCAGCGACTTCTCCGGCACCATCTCCGGCACCGGCTCGCTCACCAAGTCCGGCGCCGGCACGCTCACCCTCACCGGCGCCAACACCTACACCGGTGGCACCACCATCACCGCCGGCACGCTCCTCGCCAACGGCCAGACTCTCGACCCCATCTCCGGCCGCGCCCACACCTCCACCGGCAGCGGCGCCGTGCTGGTCCAGAGCGGCGGAGCCCTCGGCGGCACCGGTTGGATCGACGGCCTCGTCACCGTCCAGAACGGCGGCACGCTCACCTTCGGCGCTGACGGCAACGCCCTCACCCTCGCCGGCGGCCTCACCCTCCAGACCGGCTCGATCCTCGATTACCACCTCGGCGCCACGCATGACCTCCTCGCGGTGGACAACGGCGTGTTCACCGCCCCGTCCGGCACCGGCGGTGTCACCATCAACCTCACCGACGCCGGCGGCTTCGCCCCCGCCACTTACACGCTGCTCACCTTCTACTCCGACGGCGGTGCCACCACCTCCGGCCTCGACCTCGCCGATTTCACCCTCGGCAACACTATCGCCGGCTACGACTACACCCTCGCCCTCACGCCCTTCACGCTTGAGCTCACCGCCACCGCCAGCGCCATCCCCGAGCCCTCCACCTACGCCGCCGCCCTGGCCGCCGTAGCTCTCCTCGCAACCGCCCTCCATCGCCGCAGACGATTCACCGCCGCCACGCGGAACTAA